In Fusobacterium sp., the following are encoded in one genomic region:
- a CDS encoding shikimate kinase, which yields MKDNIALIGFMGSGKSTIGRVLAKYLDMKFIDIDKMISAREKMTIPEIFEEKGEAYFRKLEREIVYEESLDNNIIIATGGGVIIDNENIKTLRETSFIVYLDCTIECIYERVRHSKGRPLLNVDDMFEKIKELHSKREILYRISADFSVKIDIESNMYDTAEKIKEAYIYNS from the coding sequence ATGAAGGATAATATAGCTCTAATTGGTTTTATGGGAAGTGGAAAAAGCACTATAGGCAGAGTTCTGGCCAAATACTTAGATATGAAATTTATTGATATAGATAAAATGATCTCTGCACGAGAAAAAATGACTATCCCTGAAATATTTGAAGAAAAGGGAGAAGCTTATTTCAGAAAATTAGAGAGAGAGATTGTTTATGAAGAATCTTTAGATAATAATATAATTATTGCTACAGGAGGAGGAGTCATTATAGACAATGAAAATATAAAAACTCTAAGAGAAACTTCGTTTATTGTGTATTTAGATTGTACTATTGAATGTATATATGAAAGAGTAAGACATAGTAAAGGAAGACCTCTTCTTAATGTAGATGATATGTTTGAGAAAATAAAAGAGCTTCATTCTAAAAGAGAGATATTATATAGAATATCAGCTGATTTTAGCGTGAAAATAGATATAGAAAGTAACATGTATGATACTGCTGAAAAAATAAAAGAAGCTTATATTTATAACAGTTAA
- a CDS encoding SDR family NAD(P)-dependent oxidoreductase: MCNENRLKGKLALITGATSGIGKSCAEKLAGMGVNLILTGRRNEVLNEVKNEIEKKYEVKVLAMQLDARNYEEIAKELAALEGEWKNIDILVNNAGLALGMEKIYSNSAKDIDAVIDTNVKGMLYMIREVVPGMIERDKPALVVNIGSVAGDAAYAGGAVYCASKAAVKTLSDGLRIDLVDTKVKVTNIKPGLVETNFSVIRFKGDKDKADKVYKGIEALTPDDIADTVMYICNLPDNVQIPEIVMTPMFQADGRTVHRFG; encoded by the coding sequence ATGTGTAATGAAAATCGTTTAAAGGGGAAACTTGCCTTGATTACTGGAGCTACAAGTGGAATAGGAAAGTCTTGTGCAGAAAAACTTGCAGGAATGGGAGTTAATCTTATTCTTACTGGAAGAAGAAATGAAGTATTAAATGAAGTGAAAAATGAAATAGAAAAAAAATATGAAGTAAAGGTACTCGCTATGCAGCTTGATGCAAGAAATTATGAAGAGATTGCAAAGGAATTAGCTGCTCTTGAGGGAGAATGGAAAAATATAGATATACTTGTTAATAATGCAGGACTTGCTTTAGGAATGGAAAAAATATATTCTAATTCTGCTAAAGATATAGATGCTGTTATAGATACAAATGTAAAAGGTATGCTTTATATGATAAGAGAAGTAGTACCTGGAATGATAGAAAGAGATAAACCTGCTCTTGTAGTAAATATTGGATCAGTAGCAGGAGATGCAGCATATGCAGGAGGAGCAGTATACTGTGCTTCTAAAGCAGCAGTAAAAACTCTTTCTGATGGACTTAGAATAGATTTAGTAGATACAAAGGTGAAAGTAACTAATATAAAACCTGGATTAGTTGAAACTAATTTTAGTGTAATAAGATTCAAAGGAGATAAGGATAAAGCTGATAAAGTTTATAAGGGAATAGAAGCTCTTACTCCTGATGATATAGCAGATACTGTTATGTATATTTGTAATTTGCCTGATAATGTACAGATTCCTGAAATTGTGATGACACCTATGTTTCAAGCTGATGGTCGTACAGTCCACCGTTTCGGGTAA
- a CDS encoding DUF6037 family protein has translation MEKIKKLLEEMDKINHKITLINFYYNKLNYFLILEKLKKIEKINKYASIKLTFIREKDQKEITIEANSSKFLIDRETLIKYFEVDSNKINDFSKYLFVVFINSIPENIPNLNDKEKKIIINYINKQEKEEEKIYCTGLMRNGIKNGKQNTRTPLNLEKTRILYPKLYENFKNDETISFKYSSKTEDEKEYLEILENFYKQK, from the coding sequence ATGGAAAAAATAAAAAAACTATTAGAAGAAATGGATAAAATTAATCATAAAATAACGTTGATAAATTTTTATTACAATAAACTCAATTATTTTTTAATTTTAGAGAAATTAAAAAAAATTGAAAAAATAAATAAATATGCTTCTATAAAATTAACTTTTATACGAGAAAAAGATCAAAAGGAAATTACTATAGAAGCAAATTCAAGTAAATTTTTAATAGATAGAGAAACTTTAATAAAATATTTTGAAGTTGATTCAAATAAAATAAATGATTTCTCAAAATATTTATTTGTTGTATTTATTAATAGCATTCCTGAAAATATACCAAATCTAAATGATAAAGAAAAGAAAATAATAATAAATTATATTAATAAACAAGAAAAAGAAGAAGAAAAAATATATTGTACTGGTTTAATGAGAAATGGGATTAAAAATGGAAAACAAAATACTAGAACTCCTCTTAATTTAGAAAAAACGAGAATTTTATATCCAAAATTATATGAAAATTTTAAAAATGATGAAACAATTAGTTTTAAATATTCATCTAAAACAGAAGATGAAAAAGAATATTTAGAAATACTTGAAAATTTTTATAAACAAAAATAA